One genomic window of Brachionichthys hirsutus isolate HB-005 chromosome 22, CSIRO-AGI_Bhir_v1, whole genome shotgun sequence includes the following:
- the LOC137910792 gene encoding potassium voltage-gated channel subfamily A member 5, translating into MEIALVSFENGGAKGGGGAEDGRRSAPDAPPLVQGALREGKEPNARGSPALHPPPHHGSWRINDMNSAMDALLRADHSPHLFDEDLLDADADADADSSERVLINVAGLRYETQLGTLNQFPDTLLGDPAKRIKYFDPLRNEYFFDRNRPSFDGILYFYQSGGRIRRPVNVSIDVFADEIRFYQLGEEAMERFREDEGFIKEEEKPLPQNEFQKQVWLIFEYPESSSPARGIAIVSVLVISISIITFCLETLPEFRDERELPAASRPDNGTAPRPSLTFSDPFFIIETTCVIWFTFELFVRFFACPSKSQFSKTVMNIIDIMSILPYFITVGTELAEQQGGEQGGGQQAMSLAILRVIRLVRVFRIFKLSRHSKGLQILGQTLKASMRELGLLIFFLFIGVILFSSAVYFAEADEPESHFSSIPDAFWWAVVTMTTVGYGDMRPVTVGGKIVGSLCAIAGVLTIALPVPVIVSNFNYFYHRETDQDQSSLKDEPDGSRASPEPERKGSAGSQGGAGGTRRVDKAELKNSSADLKRALYAFCLDTRETDL; encoded by the exons ATGGAGATAGCCCTGGTGAGCTTCGAGAACGGCGGCGCcaagggcggcggcggcgcggaggACGGCCGCCGGAGCGCGCCGGACGCCCCCCCACTCGTCCAGGGCGCGCTCCGAGAGGGCAAGGAGCCGAACGCGCGCGGGAGTcccgctcttcatcctcctcctcatcacggcTCGTGGAGAATCAACGACATGAACAGCGCCATGGACGCGCTTTTACGCGCGGACCACAGCCCGCACCTGTTCGACGAGGACCTGCtggacgcggacgcggacgcggatGCGGACAGCAGCGAGCGGGTCCTGATTAACGTGGCGGGGCTCCGGTACGAGACCCAGCTGGGGACCCTGAACCAGTTCCCGGACACGCTGCTGGGGGACCCGGCAAAGAGGATCAAGTACTTCGACCCGCTCCGGAACGAGTACTTCTTTGACCGCAACAGGCCGAGCTTCGACGGGATCCTGTACTTCTACCAGTCCGGGGGGCGGATCCGGAGACCCGTGAACGTGTCCATCGACGTGTTCGCCGACGAGATCCGGTTCTACCAGCTGGGGGAGGAGGCCATGGAGCGGTTCCGGGAGGACGAGGGCTTcatcaaggaggaggagaagccgcTGCCCCAGAACGAGTTCCAGAAGCAGGTGTGGCTGATCTTCGAGTACCCGGAGAGCTCCAGCCCGGCGCGCGGCATCGCCATCGTGTCCGTGCTCGTCATCAGCATCTCCATCATCACCTTCTGCCTGGAGACGCTGCCGGAGTTCCGGGACGAGCGCGAGCTGCCGGCGGCCAGCCGCCCGGACAACGGCACGGCACCGCGGCCGTCCCTGACCTTCAGCGACCCCTTCTTCATCATCGAGACCACCTGCGTGATCTGGTTCACCTTCGAGCTGTTCGTGCGCTTCTTCGCGTGTCCCAGCAAGTCCCAGTTCTCCAAGACGGTGATGAACATCATCGACATCATGTCCATCCTGCcctacttcatcacggtgggcACCGAGCTGgcggagcagcagggggggg AGCAGGGCGGGGGCCAGCAGGCCATGTCCCTGGCCATCCTCCGGGTCATCCGCCTGGTCCGGGTCTTCCGGATCTTCAAGCTGTCCCGACACTCCAAGGGGCTCCAGATCCTGGGCCAGACCCTGAAGGCCAGCATGCGGGAGCTGggcctcctcatcttcttcctcttcatcggaGTCATCCTCTTTTCCAGCGCTGTGTACTTCGCCGAGGCGGACGAGCCGGAGTCTCACTTCTCCAGCATCCCCGACGCCTTCTGGTGGGCCGTGGTCACCATGACGACCGTGGGCTACGGCGACATGAGGCCGGTGACGGTCGGCGGGAAGATCGTGGGCTCGCTGTGCGCCATCGCCGGCGTGCTCACCATCGCGCTGCCGGTGCCGGTCATCGTGTCCAACTTCAACTACTTCTACCACCGGGAGACGGACCAGGACCAGTCCTCGCTGAAGGACGAGCCCGACGGCAGCCGGGCCAGCCCAGAACCCGAGCGCAAAGGTTCCGCCGGGTCACAGGGCGGGGCCGGCGGGACGAGACGCGTGGACAAGGCCGAGCTGAAGAACAGCAGCGCGGACCTGAAGAGGGCGCTCTACGCCTTCTGCCTGGACACGCGGGAAACCGACCTGTGA
- the kcna1b gene encoding potassium voltage-gated channel subfamily A member 1 encodes MTVVSTENMDDTSTLPEHPQDPYPLHDDDHDDHDCCERVVINISGLRFETQLKTLAQFPETLLGNPKKRIRYFDPLRNEYFFDRNRPSFDAILYYYQSGGRLRRPVNVPLDMFSEEIKFYELGVEAMEKFREDEGFIREEERPLPEKEFQRQIWLLFEHPESSGPARGIAIVSVMVILISIVIFCLETLPELKEDPRDRLVPAGNGTAFYKPNILTDPFFVVETLCIIWFSFELIVRFFACPSKAAFFKNMMNCIDIVAIIPYFITLGTELADDQDNKEGKGGGEQATSLAILRVIRLVRVFRIFKLSRHSKGLQILGQTLKASMRELGLLIFFLFIGVILFSSAVYFAEAEEKESFFTSIPDAFWWAVVSMTTVGYGDMYPVTIGGKIVGSLCAIAGVLTIALPVPVIVSNFNYFYHRETEGEEQAQLLNVSNQNLASDTNSSRRSSSVVSKSEYMEIDEDLNNSIDNFREASLRTANCMAPSQNCVNKGKLLTDV; translated from the coding sequence ATGACTGTGGTGTCCACAGAGAACATGGACGACACCTCCACCCTGCCGGAACACCCGCAGGACCCGTACCCACTCCATGACGACGACCACGACGACCACGACTGCTGCGAGCGGGTGGTCATCAACATCTCCGGACTGCGCTTTGAGACCCAGTTGAAGACTCTCGCTCAGTTCCCGGAGACCCTCCTCGGGAATCCCAAGAAGAGGATACGTTACTTTGACCCCCTACGAAACGAGTACTTCTTTGACCGGAACCGACCCAGTTTTGACGCCATCTTGTATTACTACCAGTCGGGAGGGCGGCTGAGGAGGCCGGTCAACGTTCCCCTGGACATGTTCTCAGAGGAGATAAAGTTCTATGAACTTGGGGTAGAGGCCATGGAGAAGTTTAGGGAGGACGAGGGATTTATCCGAGAAGAGGAGCGGCCCCTGCCAGAGAAGGAGTTCCAACGGCAgatctggctcctctttgaacATCCGGAGAGCTCCGGGCCCGCCCGGGGGATCGCCATTGTCTCGGTGATGGTCATCCTTATTTCAATAGTCATATTTTGTTTGGAGACATTGCCAGAGCTGAAGGAGGATCCCAGGGACCGCTTGGTGCCGGCGGGGAACGGCACGGCTTTCTACAAGCCCAACATCCTCACAGACCCGTTCTTCGTGGTGGAGACGCTCTGCATCATCTGGTTCTCCTTCGAGCTGATAGTCCGCTTCTTTGCCTGTCCCAGCAAGGCGGCGTTCTTCAAGAACATGATGAACTGCATCGACATCGTGGCCATCATCCCGTATTTCATCACGCTCGGGACGGAGCTGGCCGACGATCAAGACAACAAGGAGGGGAAGGGGGGAGGCGAGCAGGCCACCTCCCTGGCCATCCTCAGGGTCATCCGCCTGGTGCGGGTCTTCAGGATTTTTAAACTGTCCCGACACTCCAAGGGGCTCCAGATCCTGGGCCAGACCCTGAAGGCCAGCATGCGGGAGCTGggcctcctcatcttcttcctcttcattggAGTCATCCTCTTCTCCAGCGCAGTGTACTTCGCCGAGGCTGAGGAGAAGGAGTCCTTCTTCACCAGCATCCCCGATGCGTTCTGGTGGGCCGTGGTGTCCATGACGACCGTGGGATACGGCGACATGTATCCCGTGACCATCGGCGGGAAGATCGTGGGCTCGCTGTGCGCCATCGCCGGCGTGCTCACCATCGCGCTGCCGGTTCCCGTCATCGTGTCCAACTTCAACTACTTCTACCACCGGGAGACGGAAGGCGAGGAGCAGGCCCAGCTGCTCAACGTCAGCAACCAGAACTTGGCGTCGGACACCAACTCGAGTCGCCGCAGCTCGTCGGTGGTCAGCAAGTCGGAGTACATGGAGATCGACGAGGACCTGAACAACAGCATCGATAACTTTCGGGAAGCCAGCCTTCGGACCGCTAACTGCATGGCGCCCAGCCAGAACTGCGTCAACAAGGGGAAGCTGCTCACCGACGTGTGA
- the LOC137910623 gene encoding potassium voltage-gated channel subfamily A member 1-like yields the protein MRLEPGENLDETVALAAQDAQGVRDPERAESCERVVINVSGLRFETQLKTLAQFPRTLLGDPRKRTRFLDPLRNEVFLDRSRSSFDAILHYYQSGGRLRRPPNVPLDVFLQEMKFYELGEELIDRLKAEEGFVQEEARPLPERAFQRQVWLLFDFPESSGPARGVAIVSVLVILTSIVVFCLETLPEFGEGLRANATARGAWPDPFTDPFFIVETLCIIWFCFELLVRFLACPRKPAFFKNVMNIIDIVAILPYFITLGLELGGQQGGGQQATSLAILRVIRLVRVFRIFKLSRHSKGLQILGRTLKASIRELGLLIFFLFIGVILFASAVYVAETDEPESSFSSIPGAFWWAVVTMTTVGYGDMYPVTVGGKIVGSLCAISGVLAIALPVPVIVSNFDYFYHREAAQEEESRYTHVTCGQQQRSDSKPSLSKSDLDLDPDPDPDSIKFTNCSPIRSLTGTLGAV from the coding sequence ATGAGACTGgagcccggagagaacctggaTGAGACGGTGGCGCTGGCCGCGCAGGACGCGCAGGGCGTGCGCGACCCGGAGCGCGCGGAGAGCTGCGAGCGCGTCGTCATCAACGTCTCTGGGCTGCGCTTTGAGACGCAGCTGAAGACGCTCGCGCAGTTCCCGCGCACGCTGCTGGGGGACCCGCGCAAGAGGACGCGCTTCTTGGACCCGCTCAGGAACGAGGTCTTCCTGGACCGGAGCAGAAGCAGCTTCGACGCCATCCTGCACTACTACCAGTCCGGGGGGCGGCTCCGGCGGCCCCCCAACGTGCCGCTGGACGTGTTCCTGCAGGAGATGAAGTTCTACGAGCTGGGGGAGGAGCTTATCGACCGTCTGAAGGCGGAGGAGGGCTTCGTGCAGGAGGAGGCGCGCCCGCTGCCGGAGCGCGCCTTCCAGCGGCAGGTCTGGCTCCTGTTCGACTTCCCGGAGAGTTCCGGGCCCGCCAGGGGCGTGGCCATCGTGTCCGTGCTCGTCATCCTCACCTCCATCGTGGTGTTCTGCCTGGAGACGTTACCTGAGTTCGGGGAGGGGCTGAGAGCGAACGCGACGGCGCGCGGCGCGTGGCCGGACCCGTTCACCGACCCGTTCTTCATCGTGGAGACGCTCTGCATCATCTGGTTCTGCTTCGAGTTGCTGGTTCGGTTCCTGGCCTGCCCGAGAAAGCCCGCCTTCTTCAAGAACGTGATGAACATCATCGACATCGTGGCCATCCTGCCCTACTTCATCACGCTGGGCCTGGAGCTGGGGGGCCAGCAGGGCGGGGGCCAGCAGGCCACCTCCCTGGCCATCCTCCGGGTCATCCGCCTGGTCCGGGTCTTCCGGATCTTCAAGCTGTCCCGACACTCCAAGGGGCTCCAGATCCTGGGCCGGACCCTGAAGGCCAGCATACGGGAGCTGggcctcctcatcttcttcctcttcatcggaGTCATCCTCTTCGCCAGCGCCGTGTACGTCGCGGAGACGGACGAGCCGGAATCGAGCTTCAGCAGCATCCCGGGCGCGTTCTGGTGGGCCGTGGTCACCATGACGACCGTGGGCTACGGCGACATGTATCCGGTGACGGTCGGCGGGAAGATCGTGGGCTCGCTGTGCGCCATCTCCGGCGTGCTCGCCATCGCGCTGCCGGTTCCCGTCATCGTGTCCAACTTCGACTACTTCTACCACCGGGAGGcggcgcaggaggaggagtcccgGTACACGCACGTGACGTGCggccagcagcagaggagcgaCAGCAAGCCGTCCCTGTCCAAGTccgacctggacctggacccggacccggacccggactcCATCAAGTTCACCAACTGCAGCCCGATCAGGTCTCTCACCGGGACGCTCGGCGCCGTCTAG
- the phf21b gene encoding PHD finger protein 21B: MELQGLREALKVEVQCHQVRSCSVGTTKALCLIKPPNQGVAVSVVPSKSPVSMVTAHINGQNAASSEPLQTSPINLQTGGQAVAAGLHPLSSRRAGEPSPSRVFGSLAAAPIKVPQVSSLPRLGGQGSALLPQVRPKTQIPDGLPLGLQRAAAVVSPKSQGPTLPTANGTLSQAPPPSVLALGPPGGPAQLALAGAGVAYAIIAASPGNGVSAVSEAVKVIIIQPQVPSSAVQVQEVPLGRQKDHDPEKIAFMVALGLVTTEHLEEIHSKRQERKRRSTANPAYSGVLEPERKRLASQYLNNSLFLSARDSEEFSWKDDLEHEDHCAACREDGELQPCHNCPRAFHPACLHPPLRTPPRGPWYCPKCQKKVLNKGNTSWPQNCVQSYVTHKTVRQEEKRRLQRRNNELKDECGHLEEQDKTLDDTLNQRVALRDRLLGRQRDTQAALDRLKALVRLLQRDQLIQVTMTASLRSESWIKPSSTGPGPSATPLQKSHSRDDANN; this comes from the exons ATGGAACTGCAAGGCCTGCGAGAGGCGCTGAAAGTGGAGGTCCAATGTCACCAG GTCAGAAGTTGTTCTGTCGGGACGACGAAGGCTCTCTGTCTCATCAAGCCTCCCAACCAGGGCGTTGCCGTCTCCGTGGTGCCGTCCAAGTctcctgtttccatggtgactgCACACATCAATGGACAGAATGCGGCGAGCTCGGAGCCCCTACAGACGTCCCCCATCAACCTGCAGACGGGCGGTCAGGCGGTGGCCGCCGGGCTCCACCCactcagcagcaggagagctgGAGAGCCGTCTCCCTCTCGG GTGTTCGGGTCTCTGGCCGCCGCCCCCATCAAGGTGCCTCAGGTCAGCTCTCTGCCCCGGTTGGGGGGACAAGGCTCCGCCCTTCTACCTCAG GTCAGGCCAAAGACCCAGATCCCTGACGGCCTCCCCCTCGGCCTGCAGAGGGCCGCTGCCGTGGTCAGTCCCAAGAGCCAGGGCCCCACCCTGCCCACCGCCAATGGCACCCTCagccaggccccgcccccttcggTACTGGCACTCGGCCCACCCGGAGGCCCCGCCCAGCTCGCTTTGGCGGGAGCCGGCGTGGCGTATGCCATCATCGCTGCCTCCCCCGGCAACGGGGTGTCTGCCGTCAGCGAGGCCGTCAAG GTGATCATTATCCAGCCGCAGGTGCCCAGCAGCGCCGTCCAGGTGCAGGAGGTCCCGCTGGGCCGCCAGAAAGACCACGACCCCGAG AAAATCGCCTTCATGGTCGCCCTCGGCCTCGTCACCACAGAACACCTGGAAG AGATCCATTCCAAGCgccaggagaggaagagacgaAGCACGGCTAACCCCGCCTACAGCGGCGTGCTGGAGCCTGAG CGCAAACGTCTGGCGTCGCAGTACCTGAACAATTCGCTCTTCCTGTCGGCACGAG ACTCTGAGGAGTTCAGCTGGAAG GACGACTTGGAGCACGAGGACCACTGCGCCGCCTGCAGGGAGGACGGGGAGCTGCAGCCCTGCCACAACTGCCCCAGAGCCTTCCACCCCGCCtgcctccacccccccctcagaacccccccccgggGACCCTGGTACTGCCCCAAGTGCCAGAAGAAG GTCCTGAACAAAGGAAACACGTCGTGGCCACAGAACTGCGTTCAGTCGTATGTGACTCAcaagacag tgaggcaggaggagaagcgGCGGCTGCAGAGACGGAACAACGAGCTGAAGGACGAGTGTGGTCACCTGGAAGAACAAGACAAGACGCTGGACGACACGCTCAAC CAACGCGTGGCGTTGAGGGACCGCCTCCTGGGCCGGCAGAGAGACACTCAGGCGGCGCTGGACCGCCTCAAAGCGCTCGTCAGGCTGCTCCAACGCGACCAGCTCATCCAGGTCACCATGACCGCCTCCCTGCGGTCCGAGTCCTGGATCAAACCCAGCAGCACCGGCCCGGGCCCCTCGGCCACGCCCCTGCAGAAAAGCCACAGCCGGGACGATGCCAACaactag